The genomic DNA TCGGGCCCACGTAGGGGAACGGGGTGACGGCGGCCCGGATCGCCTTGAGCAGATGCTCGCGGCCCGCGGTCTGGAACAGGTAGGTCCGGGCGCCCGAGTCGATCGCGGTGCGGATGACGTCGCGGTCGGTGAGATGCGAGTACACCACGACGTGGTATCCGCGGTTGGTGAGGTCACGCACCGCGGCCAGGCTGTTCGCGTCGTCCGCGGCCAGGCCCAGTACGACGACGTGGGCGTCGTCCGGGGGAAGGGGGTGGCGGCGGAGGAATTCTCCGGTGTCGACGTAGTAGGCCGTGGTGCTCGAACCGAGTGCGTGATCGTCGCGGAGCCAGGTCGCGATGCCGGCATGAACGACTTCGTACGAGTCGACGACGGCCACGCGCGAGACCCGGCACCCGGCGAACGGATCGATCCTCATCGGCCTGCGCTCCTCAACATCGGGATCCCACCCCCGTCGCCCGCGGTTTCGGGATCGCATTGCCGCATTGCCGAATTGAATTTGCTGCGAGTGGGCGGTCGGCGTTGGATTCAGACTCTAATCCGCAGGCTGCACGATGTACAGCATTGTTCCGCCGGAATGTGCAGATTTTCGCAGTGTGCTGCGGCGCCTGTTCGGCGATCTCTCGAATTCGAGCTAATGACACTGGTAGACACGCATCCTTGGTCGGGCAGTCGAGAGCGGCGCCGGGTGTCGGGCGGTCGCTTGGTCGAATCTCGCGATTTCATGCGGGTCCGGCGCGGCGGACCGCCGGTCTCGGTAAATGCGGCGCAGGTTGGCTCGTGGTCAATTTGCTGACACTGACTTGTGTGGTAGCTGTTGCCCTCGGGCGCCGCGACGACCCGGGCCGCGCCATGAATTGTCGTAGGCGTCCGAAACCTGTTGCCGCGCAGGCAATGGGACCCCACTCTCGACAGCCTGATTAGAACGTGTTCTAGTTCAAGGGTGCTCGAGGACACATTGCAGAAGCTGAGCGCCGACGAGGTGGCGCGAATGCGAGCCGTCTACGAACCGCTGACGCAGTCCGTACGCGAACTCATCGACGCCACCATCCGGACAGAGGTCGCCGCCGAGGCCATCGCCGCGGTGCAGGCCGAGATCGACGCCGCCACGGCCCAGCTCCGGGCGCAGCAGCTCGAAGGCTCGTTCGGGATCCGGTTCGGCGCGCACGGCAGCGAAATGCCCTGGGGCAACGCGGTGATCGGGGTCCGCAATCCGATCGCCCCGCCGGTGGAGCTGATCCGGGCCGACGACGGCAGCGTGTCCGCCGACTTTCACCTCGGCGCCGCATATGAAGGGCCGCCCGGCCACGTCCATGGCGGGGTGTCGGCGATGATCCTCGATCATGTGCTCGGCGAGGGTGCGAGCCTGCCGGGGCAACCGCGGCTCACCGGCACGCTCACCATGCGCTACCGGCGCATGACGCGGCTCGGCGACCTGCACACCGAGGCCCGCATCGTCCGGACCGAGGGCATCAAGACCTATGCCGTCGGGCACATCGCCGATGCCGAGGGCATCACGGTGGAGGCCGAGGGTGTGTTCATCACGCCGCGCTGGGCGCGGGACTGACGGGGAGATTCGATGGAGAAGGTCATGGTCACGCTGCGGCGTGACACCGCCGACGACGCCTGGTGCGAGCGTCTGCGCACCGAGGTCGCCGGCGAGTTGCTGGCGCTGGGGGTGCCCGGACTCGCGGTCAACGTCAAGGACGGCGCGGTCCGGGACTCCCTGATGCTCCTGACGACACTCGACCCGCCGGTCGTCGCGGTGGTCAGCGTCTGGACACAGCAGTACTACGGCGCGCAGATGACCGCGGTGCTGGATCGACTGCGGGCCGAATGCACCGAACTGGCCGCATATCTGGTCACCGAATCGGTGCCGATGGCCGGTCCGGCCATCGCCGTCGGTGAGCGCACCACGGGCCTGGCGAACGTGGCGCTGCTGCGGCGTCCCGACGGCATGGACGAGCGAGAGTGGTTCCGCCGCTGGCACCTCGACCACACCCAGGTCGCGATCGACACCCAATCCACGTTCGGTTACACGCAGAACGCCGTGGTGCGCGCGCTGACGTCCGACGCCCCGCAACTCGGCGCCATCGTCGAGGAGCTGTTCCCCATCGAGGCGACGACGAGCCTGCACGCCTTCTTCGGCGCCGCCGACGACGCCGATCTGGCCGACCGCGCCGGCAAGATGGCCGCCAGTACCTCGGCCTTCGGTGCCAACGTCAACGTCGACACCGTGCCCACCAGCCGCTACATCATGCGAAACCCGTTTGGAGACAACCTGTGACCGACGCCGCGCTCGTCCAGATCGACGACACCAACCGGGTCCGGACCCTGACCCTGAACCGGCCCGACGCACTCAACGCGTTCAGCGAAGCGCTGTACGACGCCACGACGATCGCACTCAAGGAGGCCGCCGCAGACCCGGACGTCTCGGTCGTCCTGCTCACCGGCGCCGGCCGGGCGTTCAGTGCCGGCAACGACCTCGTCGAGATGCAGGAGATGGTCACCAACCCCGAATACCAGATGGGGGAGTACGGATTTCCCGGCCTGATCGAAGCGCTGACGGCGTTTCCGAAGCCGCTGATCTGCGCGGTGAACGGCGTCGGCCTGGGCATCGGCACCACCATCCTCGGCTATGCCGATCTGGCGTTCATGTCGACGACGGCGCGGCTCAAATGCCCGTTCACCAGCCTGGGCGTGGCGTCGGAGGCGGCGTCGTCCTACCTGTTGCCGCGGTTGATGGGCCGGCAGAACGCCGCCTGGCTGCTGCTGTCCTCGGAATGGGTGAGCGCCGATGAAGCGCTGCGCATGGGTCTGGTGTGGCGGGTGTGTGAGCCCGACGACCTGCTGCCGGAAGCCCGCCGCCATGCGGAAATCATTGCCTCGCGGCCGCTTTCGAGCCTGATGGCAGTCAAGCACGCGATGGTCGAGCCGACGCGGGAGGCGATCGTCGCGGCGACGCAGCGCGAGTCCGGTCAGTTCGCCGAGTTGCTCGGCGGGGCTGCCAACGCCGATGCGCTGAGCGCGTTCGTGGGGCGCAAGGGCTAACCGGCCTTGTGCACCGGGCAGTCGGTGCGGGCCGCTTCGATGATGGCCCGCACGGTGCGGCGGCAGCGGCCGCAGTCGAGGCCGGCGCCGCATTTCTCGGCGATCTGCTTCGACGTGGTCGCACCATCCGCGACGAGTTCGGTGACGACCTGGCTCGTCACTCCGGTGCACAGGCAGACGAACATCAGTCGGCCGCCTCGATCGACGTGATGTGGGCCAGGGTCCCGACGAAAACCGTGGGGTAGACGCCGAATCCGGCGGCCGACATCCATTCGGCGGCGGCGTCGGGATGATCGATCCAGCGGCGGGCGGCGGCCTCGTTCTCGATCTGCTGCAGGATCAGCACCTCGTGGCCGTCGTCGAACGCGCGGTACACCCAGACCTTGCACACTCCGGCCTCCCGGAACCGGGCAGCGGCGTCGTGCACCTTGTCCATCAGGGCAGGCACGTCCTCGACCGCGGTCACGACGCCGACGACGACCGACGCGACGTCATGCTGCCCCGGTGGGGGCTCGGCGAGTTCGATCTTCTCGACCACTTCACCGGCGAAGATCGCCGGGATGTCGTCCACACCGGAGGCGTCGAAGAATTCGAATACCGCCGGCGAACGCAGAACTTCCCGGACGGAATTCGCATTGTGGATTCCGACGGTGGCCAATACGCGGCCCGGTTCCCACAGTGATGAATAGACGACGACGTGATGCGCGGAGAGTTCCGTGAGAATTGAGCGGTGCGATTTCAGTCGCTCCCACATCGATTCCACATCATCGACCCGATAATCCGCGGCAAGAATGAGCGAGTGCAGCGGTTGCTCGCTCATCGTGTCCTGCCATTCTGGGTCGTTCGGGACCGCGGACGGGCGCCGCGGGGGTTAGTGCAGTCTAACCTTACTTAGGGCAGCCAGTCCATAGCTGCTGGCCAGCGGCGGAGTCGCGAATCTCCAAACCCGGGATTCGGCGTGGAATCGGGCGGGAAACACCGGCCGATCCGGTCGCCTGCCCGGGGTTACTCGACTAGGTTTGGAACAGGCACGTTGTTGTTCCGCGCCAGTGACACTTGACCCAGCCCGATGGTGTTTAAAGGAGCCGAAATGCAAGGCGACCCCGAGATCCTCAAACTGCTCAACGAGCAATTGACGAGTGAACTCACCGCGATCAACCAATATTTCCTGCATTCGAAAATGCAGGACAACTGGGGCTTCACGGAATTGGCGAAGCACACCCGTGAAGAGTCGTTCGAGGAAATGCGCCACGCGGAAACTCTCACCGATCGCATTCTGTTGCTGGACGGCCTGCCCAATTACCAGCGGTTGTTCTCGCTCCGCGTCGGCCAGACCCTGCGCGAGCAGTTCGAGGCCGATCTGGCCATCGAGTACGAGGTGGTCACCCGCCTGAAGCCCGGCATCATCATGTGCCGCGAGAAGGGCGACGCGACGAGCGCGAACATCTTCGAGGCCATTCTCGCCGACGAGGAAGGCCACATCGACTATCTGGAAACGCAGCTGGAGCTGATGGACAAGCTCGGCGAGCAGCTCTACGCGGCACAGTGCGTGTCGCGCCCGCCGTCATAGGTCGGTCCCCGTCGGCCGCGGCCTCGCCCATCTGGGGCGGGGCCGTTGTCGTCTGCGCCGGATTGATTCTCGGGAAAACTAGAACTTGTTCCAGTTTTGGCGTAGCGTGCGAAAAGTGAGCCGAATCGGAGATTTCACCGACGAAGACGTAACCGCCTGGGTGGTCAAGTCACCCGACATCGGCACGGCCATGGCGGGTTTCACCAACGCCGTCTACACCAAGGGCCGCCTGCCACTGCGCGTGCGTGAGCTGGCCCGCGTGGTGATCGCGCTCGACAACGAGTGCGTGGTGTGTCAGAACACCCGCGATTCGGCGGCCGAGGCCGAGGGCGTCGACGAAGACCTCTACAACCACGCCGGCGTGTGGCAGACCTGGCCCGGCTACTCGGACCAGGAGCGCATCGCCGCCGAGTTCGCCTACCGCTTCGCCTCCGACCACACCGGGCTGCGTGACGACGAGGACTTCTGGGCCCGTGCCGCAGAGCATTTCAGCGACGAGCTGATGACCGACCTCGCCCTCTCGTGCGCCATGTGGCTCGGCATGGGCCGCATGCTGCGCACCCTCGACATCGGTCAGGCCTGCAAGATCACCCTCTGAGAGGGAGAACTAGACCAGGCCGGTCGCGTCGAAGATCCACGACATGTCAGCCGTCGCGAAGTTCTCCAGCCAGGACGGCGGGGCGAAGTTCGTCAGCCCGCTCATGTCCCAGTAGTCCTTCCACAACGTCACCTTGCCGTTCTCGACACGGTGCACGGTGACGAACTTGAGCACGGCGGATTCGCCGGTCTCCCAATGCCATTCCTCATGGTGCTCGTACATGGCGTCGGCGCCGTTGGTCAGCAGCAGGCCGTCGAAGTTCTCGTACGAGGCCAGCGGCTCCAGGCCGATCTTGAGGCGTTTGACGATGTCCTCAGGACCGCGGGCCGCGGCGGCCGGGCCCACCGGCATGTCCAGGTAGATGCAGTCGTCGGACACGAACTCCTTCAGCCGGTCCCAGTCCCGCGCCGACAGCGCCTTCCATAATCCGTGGATCGTATCCTCAACCGACACTGGCGAACTCACCTTCCTTGGCAACGGGCAGGGCTGGGGTCTGACGGGCGAACCGCAGGAAGCGGCCGGTGCGGGTGGTGCCCACCAGGTCGGTCGGCACCCCGTCGCGCACGACCTGCCGTCCGCTGACGAACACCGCCGCGACGGTGGCGTCGTTGCGGTTGACCATGCGTGACAGTCCGCCGTACTGCTCGACGGGATCCTCGGCGTAGGCGTCGAGCGAATCGTCCAGCCGTTCGGGATCGATGACGACGAGGTCGGCGCGGTCTCCGACGCGCAGGTGCCCGGCATCCAGGCGGTACCAGTCGGCGAGTTCACCGGTCAGCCGGTGCACCGCCTGCTCGACGGTCAGGAAGGGGGTGCCGGCGCGCTCGGCGTCGCGCACGTGCCGCAGCAGGCGCAGGCCCATGTTGTAGAACGCCATGTTGCGCAGGTGTGCGCCGGCATCGGAGAAACCGAGCTGGATGCCCGGGTCGCGGGCCAGCTTCTTGAGCACCTCGGGGCGGTGGTTGGAAATCGTTGTGCGCCAGCGGATATCGCGGCCGTATTCAAGTACCAGATCCAGGAAGGCGTCCACCGGATGCAGCTCGCGGTCCACGCCGACCTGACCGAACGTCTTGCCGATGAGAGCTTCGTCGGGGCAGCCGACGATCTCGGCGTCGAAGAAGTCGCGGTGCCATACGCGGACGCCGAACTTGTTCTCGTAGTCCTTGCGGAACTGGCGTCGGTATTCGTCGTCGCGCATCAGGTCATTGCGCTCGACCTCGTCGCGCAGGTGCAGAGCCGCTGCGCCCGAACCGAATTCCTCGAACACGACGAGGTCGATGCCGTCGGCGTACACCTCGAACGGCACCGGCAGGTGCTGCCAGCGGAAGTCGCCGCCGAGCTTGTTCACCAGCCGGGCCACCGGCCCCATGATGGTGATGGCGTAGGGATTGGCCTTGATGTCGGCGGCCGACAGCAGGCTCGTCTTGAGGTTCTCGCGGAACAGGCCGAGCGACTGCGCCAGCTGCGACACCAGGTTCAGCGGGTTCTGCAGGTCCGGGCCCGACTGCAGGATGCGGCCCGAGCGACGCAGTTGCGTCTTGAGCCGGCGAAGTTCGCGGGCCCTGGCATAGGTGGACGGCAGGGTGCGGGACCGGCAGGTGTCGCCGTCGATCTTGTCGAAAAGCAGCTGCTGCGAAGACATTCCGACGAATCCGGCCTGCAGCGCGGCCGCCAGCATCTGCTCCATCTCAGCCTGCTCGCCGCGCGTGGGCCGGACGTCCTTGCGGGTGGCGCGGTCCAGGCCCATGACGGCGGTGCGCATGTCGGAGTGCCCGATGAACGCGGCCACGTTGGGCCCCAGCGGCCGGTCCTCGAGCGCGGTGACGTAACCCGCTGCGGTGTCCCAGGTCTTGTTCGCGTCGACGACGGTGATGACGTGATCACGCGGGATGGCCTCGACCCGGCCGAACAGATCGCCGGCATCTTCGCCGCCGACGTGGACCGTGGACAGCGAACAGGAGCCGAGCATCACGGTGGTCACGCCGTGCCGCAGCGACTCGGCCAGTCCGGGGCCGGCGAGCACCTCGACGTCGTAGTGCGTGTGGATGTCCAACAGGCCGGGTGTCACCCATTTGCCGGTGGCGTCGACGACGTTCTGGCATCCGGTTTCGTCGAGGTCCACGCCGATCGCCACGACGTGTCCGTCTCGGATTCCGATGTCCCGGACCGCGGATGGCGCGCCGGTTCCGTCGAACCAACGGCCGCCCGCGATGATCGTGTCGAACGTCGCTGCAGAGGTCACCTGACGATAGAAGCGTGCCGGCCAGGCCCATGTCAATGAAAAAGTGAACACTTCCCAAAAAATGTCTACTCGTCCTGGGGAAACCTTGTGACGGCGCTCAGGATCAGGGCGGATACTGGCTCGGGTGACCCCCTTGCAGCGGTACATCGCCGAGGAAATCGCCACCGACCACGTCGACGGATTGCTGTCCCGGCGCGAGGCGCTGCGCCGGCTCGCGCTGCTGGGTGTGGGCACCGCCGCCGCGACCGCACTGCTGGCGGCATGCGGCGAGAGCCGGGGACCGACGGCGGCCACGACGTCGACGGCGGCAGGCAAGCCGTCCATCGAGCCGGGCCCACCGCCGGGGATCGAGAACGCCGTGCAGACCACGCCCATCACCTGGGCCGACGGCACGCTGCAGGGGGCGTGGGCCCCCGCCGCCCAGCCCCGCGGCGCAGTGCTGGTGATCCACGAGAACAAGGGGCTGAACGACTGGGTCCGGTCGGTGGTCGGCCGCTTCGGTGGCATCGGATACTCGGCGTTGGGCATCGACCTGTTGTCGGCGCAGGGCGGCACCGCCACGTTCAAAGATCCCGCGGAGGCCACTGCGGCACTGGGGAAGATCCCGCCGGACCAGTTCGTCGCCGACCTGCGCTCCGGGCTCGATGAGCTGCAGCGGCGGGCGCCGGGCATGAAACTCGCGGTGCTCGGATTCTGCTTCGGCGGCGGGCTCACGTGGCAGCTCCTGGCCGCCGGTGAGCCGAGGCTCTCGGCGGCCTTGCCGTTCTACGGGCCGCTGCCGGACCCGCACGACTTCGCCGGCTCGAAACAGGCTGCGGTACTGGCCTTTTACGGCGCCAAGGATGCTCGGGTGACGGCGAGCAAGGACGCGGCGGCCGCCGCACTCGAGCAGGCCGGCACGGTTCACCAGATCGTCGTGGAGCCCGACGCCGATCATGCGTTCTTCAACGACTCGGGCCAGCGGTACAACCCCACCGCGGCCGCCGATGCCTGGGCGCAGACGCAGTCCTGGATGCAGAGGTACCTGGCATGACGACGCGCCTGCCGGTGGTGCTGGTGGCGGCGGCGCTGGTGGCCGGCGCGGTTGCCGGGTGCGCGACCCCGGCGCCGGCGCCGAACAGCACCCCGACGTCCAGCGCGGTGCCGGTGACCGGGCCGGTGCAGGGGCCGGCGATCACCATCACCGCGCTCAACTTCGGCGACCCGCTCACGGTGGCGCCCGGCGCGCAGGTCACCGTCGTCAACAGTGACGACGTCGCGCATACCGTGACGTCGAAGGTCAAGGGGCAGTTCGACGTCAAGGTCGGCGGCAACGCGCAGACGACCTTCAACGCACCCACGACACCGGTCCGGTACCCGTATTACTGCGTGTACCACCCGGGGATGGTCGGTGTCCTGATCGTGCAGTAACGCCTCAGCGCGGCGGTGTCCAGCTGACCGGCAGGCGCTTGATGCCGTGGATGAACTGCGACCACAGCCGGTCGGGCTCGTCGGTGGCCTTCAGGTCGGGCACGCAGCGGTGAATCTCCTCGAACGCCACCGCGATCTCGCGACGGGCCAGATTCGCCCCCAGGCAGAAATGGGCGCCACCGCCGCCGAAGCCCAAGTGCGGATTGGGGTTCCGGTGCACGTCGAAAAGCCAGGGCCGGTCGAATTTCGCCTCGTCCCGGTTGGCCGAGCCGTACCACAGCGTGACCTTCTGTCCGGCTTGCATTTTCACGCCGCTCAGCTCGAAGTCCTGCGTCAGGGTCCGGCGCATGTAGACGACGGGGGAGGCCCAGCGGATGATCTCCTCGACGGCGGTGGGTGCCACCGCGTCGTAGTCGGCCCACCACTGTTCGCGCTGCTCGGGGAACCGGCTGAGCGTCAGCACCCCGTGGCTGATCGCGTTACGCGTGGTCTCGTTCCCCGCGACCACCAGCAGGATGAAGAAGGACGCCACCTCGCTCGACGTGAGGCGTTCGCCGTCGACCTCGGCTTGCACCAGGGCAGTGGTCAGGTCGTCGTGCGGGTTGACGCGCCGGTCGTCGGCCAGGGCGGTGGCATAGGCGCCGATGTCCATGGCGCACCGGAAGAACTCCTCGTAGTCGGTGGTCAGATCGGGATCGCCGAACCCGAGAATGATGTTGGTCCAGTGGAAGATCCGTTCGTGATCCGGCTCCGGGATGCCCATCATGTCGCAGATGATCTGCAAGGGCAGTGGACCCGCCAGGTCGGCCACGATGTCGCCCTGACCGTCCGGGTGACGTTCGATCATGGATTTCACCAGGCTGCGGGCCCGGTTGCGCACCGACGCTTCTGTGCGTGCCACGACCTTCGGGGTGAACGCGCTGCGCACGATGTTGCGCAGCCGCGTGTGCCGCGGGTCGTCCATGACGATCATCGAGCCGAAATACTCGGCCAGCTCCGGCGTCTGCTCGGCGATCGTGATGCCGCCGGCGGAGCTGAAGATGTGTGGGTGGCGGCTGGCGAAGAACACGTCGTCGTAGCGCGTCAACGCCCAGTGGCCGGGACCTGATTCGAACCCTTCCTGGGCCAGTTCGGCGTGGAAGGCGATGGGTGCCTCGCGCCGCAGCGTGGCGAATGCACCGTCGCGGATCCCGTCGTTCCGGCCCCAGAACCGGACCGAACCGAGGTCGATGTCCGACAGTGCGAGGTCCGCCGGCGGTGCGCCGTTGTCGAGTAACGCGATGGCCATCTTCGGAGCGTAAAGCCCCGTCGGGCAGTACCGCGGCAGAATCGGCTGCGAAGAATCCGCCGAACGTGATAGCACCTTGTGGTGCGCAACCCACATGCAGGACAACCGTTTACGACCTCCGACGAGGACATCGCCAGTGCGCTGATGGACGTCAGCATCCCCACGCTGATGCTGTCACTGGTGCACATGTCCGGTGATCCGGAGCTGATCCGCGGCGCCCTGCGCCCCGCCGGGCTGTTCCTCAACGAGGTCCAGGGTTACATGTCCGAGGACGACAAGGCGGCCGTGCGCACCCTGGCGCTGAAGGTGATCGCGGACTACCGCGACCGCGGGTGCCCCGAGCCCGAGCCCATCGGTGCGGAGCTGCTCAAGGAGATGATGGAGTGGCTCGTCTGCGAGCCGGTGCCCGACGAGTACGTGCCGATGGTGTTGGAGGAGATGGAGCTCGACGGGAGAGATGTCCGCGGCGGCGCGGCCGGGCGTGACGCCGAAGCGGCGGCCGACTTCCCCGTGCTCGTCATCGGCTGCGGCGAATCGGGACTGCTCGCGGGAATCCGCCTGAAAGAGGCGGGAATTCCGTTCACCATCATCGAACGTGCCCCCGGTGTCGGCGGCACCTGGTGGCACAACAGCTATCCCGGTGCCCGCGTCGATGTCGGAAACCACTTCTACTGCTACAGCTTTGAACCCAGCGACCACTGGACGCAGTTCTTCGCCGAACAGCCGGAGTTGCAGGCCTATTTCGA from Mycolicibacterium phocaicum includes the following:
- the bfr gene encoding bacterioferritin; the protein is MQGDPEILKLLNEQLTSELTAINQYFLHSKMQDNWGFTELAKHTREESFEEMRHAETLTDRILLLDGLPNYQRLFSLRVGQTLREQFEADLAIEYEVVTRLKPGIIMCREKGDATSANIFEAILADEEGHIDYLETQLELMDKLGEQLYAAQCVSRPPS
- a CDS encoding cytochrome P450, producing the protein MAIALLDNGAPPADLALSDIDLGSVRFWGRNDGIRDGAFATLRREAPIAFHAELAQEGFESGPGHWALTRYDDVFFASRHPHIFSSAGGITIAEQTPELAEYFGSMIVMDDPRHTRLRNIVRSAFTPKVVARTEASVRNRARSLVKSMIERHPDGQGDIVADLAGPLPLQIICDMMGIPEPDHERIFHWTNIILGFGDPDLTTDYEEFFRCAMDIGAYATALADDRRVNPHDDLTTALVQAEVDGERLTSSEVASFFILLVVAGNETTRNAISHGVLTLSRFPEQREQWWADYDAVAPTAVEEIIRWASPVVYMRRTLTQDFELSGVKMQAGQKVTLWYGSANRDEAKFDRPWLFDVHRNPNPHLGFGGGGAHFCLGANLARREIAVAFEEIHRCVPDLKATDEPDRLWSQFIHGIKRLPVSWTPPR
- a CDS encoding N-acyl-D-amino-acid deacylase family protein; translation: MTSAATFDTIIAGGRWFDGTGAPSAVRDIGIRDGHVVAIGVDLDETGCQNVVDATGKWVTPGLLDIHTHYDVEVLAGPGLAESLRHGVTTVMLGSCSLSTVHVGGEDAGDLFGRVEAIPRDHVITVVDANKTWDTAAGYVTALEDRPLGPNVAAFIGHSDMRTAVMGLDRATRKDVRPTRGEQAEMEQMLAAALQAGFVGMSSQQLLFDKIDGDTCRSRTLPSTYARARELRRLKTQLRRSGRILQSGPDLQNPLNLVSQLAQSLGLFRENLKTSLLSAADIKANPYAITIMGPVARLVNKLGGDFRWQHLPVPFEVYADGIDLVVFEEFGSGAAALHLRDEVERNDLMRDDEYRRQFRKDYENKFGVRVWHRDFFDAEIVGCPDEALIGKTFGQVGVDRELHPVDAFLDLVLEYGRDIRWRTTISNHRPEVLKKLARDPGIQLGFSDAGAHLRNMAFYNMGLRLLRHVRDAERAGTPFLTVEQAVHRLTGELADWYRLDAGHLRVGDRADLVVIDPERLDDSLDAYAEDPVEQYGGLSRMVNRNDATVAAVFVSGRQVVRDGVPTDLVGTTRTGRFLRFARQTPALPVAKEGEFASVG
- a CDS encoding PaaI family thioesterase; translated protein: MRAVYEPLTQSVRELIDATIRTEVAAEAIAAVQAEIDAATAQLRAQQLEGSFGIRFGAHGSEMPWGNAVIGVRNPIAPPVELIRADDGSVSADFHLGAAYEGPPGHVHGGVSAMILDHVLGEGASLPGQPRLTGTLTMRYRRMTRLGDLHTEARIVRTEGIKTYAVGHIADAEGITVEAEGVFITPRWARD
- a CDS encoding nuclear transport factor 2 family protein — its product is MSVEDTIHGLWKALSARDWDRLKEFVSDDCIYLDMPVGPAAAARGPEDIVKRLKIGLEPLASYENFDGLLLTNGADAMYEHHEEWHWETGESAVLKFVTVHRVENGKVTLWKDYWDMSGLTNFAPPSWLENFATADMSWIFDATGLV
- a CDS encoding EthD domain-containing protein: MEKVMVTLRRDTADDAWCERLRTEVAGELLALGVPGLAVNVKDGAVRDSLMLLTTLDPPVVAVVSVWTQQYYGAQMTAVLDRLRAECTELAAYLVTESVPMAGPAIAVGERTTGLANVALLRRPDGMDEREWFRRWHLDHTQVAIDTQSTFGYTQNAVVRALTSDAPQLGAIVEELFPIEATTSLHAFFGAADDADLADRAGKMAASTSAFGANVNVDTVPTSRYIMRNPFGDNL
- a CDS encoding fatty-acid--CoA ligase, giving the protein MSEQPLHSLILAADYRVDDVESMWERLKSHRSILTELSAHHVVVYSSLWEPGRVLATVGIHNANSVREVLRSPAVFEFFDASGVDDIPAIFAGEVVEKIELAEPPPGQHDVASVVVGVVTAVEDVPALMDKVHDAAARFREAGVCKVWVYRAFDDGHEVLILQQIENEAAARRWIDHPDAAAEWMSAAGFGVYPTVFVGTLAHITSIEAAD
- a CDS encoding dienelactone hydrolase family protein, which translates into the protein MTPLQRYIAEEIATDHVDGLLSRREALRRLALLGVGTAAATALLAACGESRGPTAATTSTAAGKPSIEPGPPPGIENAVQTTPITWADGTLQGAWAPAAQPRGAVLVIHENKGLNDWVRSVVGRFGGIGYSALGIDLLSAQGGTATFKDPAEATAALGKIPPDQFVADLRSGLDELQRRAPGMKLAVLGFCFGGGLTWQLLAAGEPRLSAALPFYGPLPDPHDFAGSKQAAVLAFYGAKDARVTASKDAAAAALEQAGTVHQIVVEPDADHAFFNDSGQRYNPTAAADAWAQTQSWMQRYLA
- a CDS encoding cupredoxin domain-containing protein, whose product is MTTRLPVVLVAAALVAGAVAGCATPAPAPNSTPTSSAVPVTGPVQGPAITITALNFGDPLTVAPGAQVTVVNSDDVAHTVTSKVKGQFDVKVGGNAQTTFNAPTTPVRYPYYCVYHPGMVGVLIVQ
- a CDS encoding LuxR C-terminal-related transcriptional regulator gives rise to the protein MRIDPFAGCRVSRVAVVDSYEVVHAGIATWLRDDHALGSSTTAYYVDTGEFLRRHPLPPDDAHVVVLGLAADDANSLAAVRDLTNRGYHVVVYSHLTDRDVIRTAIDSGARTYLFQTAGREHLLKAIRAAVTPFPYVGPNVAAALDDRNFCLRPVLAPREQEVLLAWFRTDSKELVAQQLFLAPSTVRTHLQRIRAKYIAAGRPAGTKAALVARAIQDRIISIDDL
- a CDS encoding carboxymuconolactone decarboxylase family protein — translated: MSRIGDFTDEDVTAWVVKSPDIGTAMAGFTNAVYTKGRLPLRVRELARVVIALDNECVVCQNTRDSAAEAEGVDEDLYNHAGVWQTWPGYSDQERIAAEFAYRFASDHTGLRDDEDFWARAAEHFSDELMTDLALSCAMWLGMGRMLRTLDIGQACKITL
- a CDS encoding enoyl-CoA hydratase/isomerase family protein yields the protein MTDAALVQIDDTNRVRTLTLNRPDALNAFSEALYDATTIALKEAAADPDVSVVLLTGAGRAFSAGNDLVEMQEMVTNPEYQMGEYGFPGLIEALTAFPKPLICAVNGVGLGIGTTILGYADLAFMSTTARLKCPFTSLGVASEAASSYLLPRLMGRQNAAWLLLSSEWVSADEALRMGLVWRVCEPDDLLPEARRHAEIIASRPLSSLMAVKHAMVEPTREAIVAATQRESGQFAELLGGAANADALSAFVGRKG
- a CDS encoding (2Fe-2S)-binding protein; this translates as MFVCLCTGVTSQVVTELVADGATTSKQIAEKCGAGLDCGRCRRTVRAIIEAARTDCPVHKAG